One genomic segment of Sminthopsis crassicaudata isolate SCR6 chromosome 4, ASM4859323v1, whole genome shotgun sequence includes these proteins:
- the ADIPOR1 gene encoding adiponectin receptor protein 1 produces the protein MSSCKGSVVGQGNGAPASSREADTMELAELGPLLIEKGKRMTPNSTKVEEEQTCPVPQEEEEEVRVLTLPLQAHHAMEKMEEFVYKVWEGRWRVIPYDVLPDWLKDNDYLLHGHRPPMPSFRACFKSIFRIHTETGNIWTHLLGFVLFLFLGILTMLRPNMYFMAPLQEKVVFGMFFLGAVLCLSFSWLFHTVYCHSEKVSRTFSKLDYSGIALLIMGSFVPWLYYSFYCSPQPRLIYLSIVCVLGISAIIVAQWDRFATPKHRQTRAGVFLGLGLSGVVPTMHFTIAEGFVKATTVGQMGWFFLMAVMYITGAGLYAARIPERFFPGKFDIWFQSHQIFHVLVVAAAFVHFYGVSNLQEFRYGLEGGCTDDSLL, from the exons ATGTCTTCCTGCAAAGGATCTGTGGTGGGGCAGGGCAATGGGGCACCGGCCAGTAGCCGAGAAGCAGACACAATGGAGCTCGCTGAGCTAGGACCTCTACTGATAGAGAAGGGTAAACGAATGACCCCCAATTCCACCAAA GTTGAAGAAGAGCAAACATGCCCTGTACctcaagaagaagaggaagaggttCGGGTACTGACATTGCCCCTACAAGCCCACCATGCCATGGAGAAGATGGAGGAGTTTGTATATAAG GTATGGGAAGGCCGCTGGCGGGTCATCCCATATGATGTGCTCCCTGACTGGCTAAAGGACAATGACTACCTTCTCCATGGTCACAGACCCCCCATGCCTTCTTTCCGTGCCTGTTTTAAGAGCATCTTCCGTATCCACACTGAGACTGGCAATATTTGGACCCATCTGCTTG GTTTTGTGCTGTTTCTCTTTTTGGGAATTTTGACCATGCTCAGACCAAATATGTACTTCATGGCCCCTCTACAGGAAAAAGTGGTGTTTGGGATGTTTTTTCTGGGTGCTGTGCTCTGCCTCAGCTTCTCCTGGCTCTTTCACACCGTCTATTGTCATTCAGAAAAAGTCTCTCGGACATTTTCCAA ATTGGACTATTCAGGGATTGCTCTACTGATCATGGGGAGCTTTGTCCCCTGGCTCTATTATTCCTTCTACTGCTCTCCACAGCCACGGCTCATCTACCTCTCCATTGTCTGTGTCCTGGGCATCTCGGCCATCATTGTGGCCCAGTGGGACCGTTTTGCCACACCCAAACACCGGCAAACAAGAGCAG gAGTGTTCCTGGGACTTGGTTTGAGTGGGGTTGTGCCCACAATGCACTTCACTATTGCAGAAGGCTTTGTTAAGGCCACAACAGTGGGCCAGATGGGCTGGTTCTTCCTCATGGCTGTGATGTATATCACTGGAGCTGGGCTGTATGCTGCCCGCATCCCTGAGCGCTTCTTTCCTGGCAAATTTGACATATGG TTCCAGTCACATCAGATTTTCCACGTCCTGGTGGTGGCTGCAGCCTTTGTCCACTTTTATGGCGTCTCCAACCTTCAGGAATTCCGTTATGGCCTTGAAGGCGGCTGCACTGATGACTCCCTTCTCTGA